A region from the Triticum urartu cultivar G1812 chromosome 1, Tu2.1, whole genome shotgun sequence genome encodes:
- the LOC125515030 gene encoding diacylglycerol kinase 1-like: MDWLKDQLNMFMFSLYSESPKPSEFWIPIAAYLTVGILSLLMFLYLFSLWRRKISVSWMKVIARSKRRNFERNQKVPTAEHIWSAESLLRAKGLRCCVCLESITPAQPLGTVITSENMVHRCDVCGAAAHTICSSYSQRDCKCVSLLGWKHVVHQWTVLWTDIADQPEEAQYCSYCEEPCNGSFLGGPIYCCMWCQRLVHVDCHSSMSTETGDVCDLGPFRRLILSPLHVGAKNKPGGILSSITQGANELASTVRGHLRNRGKRQKYDKRLSSDSMAGESNDDSSSDTAPYSNQRAKELKTNVGSVQRHAENEHDSSESDCKEVVSEPRRLHNDDTGGAKLKYVLTDLPADARPLLVFINKRSGAQRGDSLKHRLHFLLNPVQVFELSSSQGPEAGLLLFRKVPHFRILVCGGDGTVGWVLDAIDRQNYASPPPVAILPAGTGNDLSRVLSWGGGLGSVEKQGGLCTVLHDIEHAAVTILDRWKVTVEDKQAQNVLLVKYMNNYLGIGCDAKVALDIHNLREENPDKFYSQFLNKVLYAREGAKSIIDRTFADLPWQVRLEVDGAEIDIPEDSEGVLIANIPSYMGGVDLWQNEEENLDNFDPQSIHDKMLEVVSISGTWHLGTLQVGLSRARRIAQGQSIKLRFSAPFPVQVDGEPWVQHSCTLKISHHGQAFMLKRAIESSLGHATAIVTDVLEHAETSQVITTSQKRALLQEMALRLA, from the exons ATGGACTGGTTGAAGGATCAATTAAACATGTTTATGTTCAGTTTATACAGTGAATCTCCTAAACCATCAGAATTCTGGATCCCCATTGCTGCATACCTCACTGTTGGTATACTCAGTCTTTTGATGTTTTTGTACCTCTTCTCGTTGTGGAGGCGAAAGATCAGTGTAAGCTGGATGAAAGTGATCGCCCGGTCAAAAAGGAGAAACTTCGAGAGAAATCAAAAGGTCCCTACTGCTGAACATATATGGTCTGCAGAATCTCTACTTCGTGCAAAAGGACTGAGGTGCTGTGTGTGCCTAGAATCTATTACACCTGCTCAGCCCCTTGGGACAGTGATAACATCAGAGAACATGGTTCACCGCTGTGATGTTTGTGGTGCCGCTGCGCACACGATCTGCTCTTCATACTCTCAGAGGGACTGCAAATGTGTCTCGTTGCTGGGTTGGAAGCATGTAGTCCATCAATGGACCGTGCTGTGGACCGATATAGCTGACCAGCCTGAAGAAGCTCAGTATTGTAGCTACTGTGAGGAGCCATGCAATGGGTCTTTTCTTGGAGGTCCAATATACTGCTGCATGTGGTGCCAACGGCTGGTGCACGTTGATTGCCACTCAAGCATGTCTACCGAGACAGGCGATGTTTGCGACCTCGGTCCATTCAGACGCCTAATTCTTTCCCCACTTCACGTTGGGGCCAAGAACAAGCCTGGTGGGATTTTAAGTTCTATAACTCAAGGTGCAAATGAGCTTGCGTCCACCGTGCGGGGACATCTTAGGAACCGAGGTAAAAGGCAGAAATATGATAAAAGATTGTCTTCTGACTCTATGGCTGGTGAGAGCAACGATGATTCATCAAGCGATACCGCACCATATTCTAACCAGAGGGCCAAGGAATTAAAAACAAATGTTGGCAGTGTTCAGAGACATGCTGAGAATGAACATGATAGTAGCGAGAGCGATTGTAAAGAGGTCGTATCAGAACCGAGAAGACTCCATAATGATGACACAGGAGGAGCCAAACTCAAGTATGTGTTGACTGACCTGCCTGCTGATGCCAGACCTCTTCTAGTATTTATCAACAAGAGAAGTGGAGCTCAGCGTGGAGATTCTCTCAAGCACCGGCTACATTTCCTTTTGAACCCGGTGCAG gTGTTTGAGTTGAGTTCATCACAAGGGCCAGAGGCAGGATTATTGTTGTTCCGAAAGGTACCACATTTCAGAATACTTGTGTGTGGTGGCGACGGTACTGTTGGTTGGGTTCTCGATGCAATAGATAGACAAAATTATGCATCACCTCCGCCTGTTGCAATTCTTCCAGCTGGCACTGGCAATGATCTTTCAAGGGTTTTATCATGGGGAGGCGGTCTCGGTTCTGTTGAGAAGCAAGGTGGCCTCTGCACAGTTCTGCATGACATAGAGCATGCGGCAGTCACCATTCTAGACAGATGGAAGGTAACAGTAGAAGATAAGCAAGCACAGAACGTGCTTTTGGTGAAGTACATGAATAATTATCTAG GTATTGGTTGCGATGCAAAGGTTGCACTTGACATTCATAATCTCCGCGAGGAAAATCCAGACAAGTTCTACAGTCAG TTCCTAAACAAGGTGCTGTATGCAAGGGAAGGCGCAAAGAGTATCATCGATAGGACATTCGCAGACCTACCTTGGCAAGTTAGGCTAGAGGTTGACGGAGCTGAGATCGATATACCAGAG GATTCAGAAGGCGTCCTCATTGCAAACATCCCAAGCTATATGGGAGGGGTTGACTTGTGGCAGAACGAGGAGGAGAATCTCGACAACTTTGACCCACAGTCGATCCATGACAAGATGCTTGAAGTAGTTAGCATCAGTGGAACCTGGCACCTGGGGACACTTCAG GTCGGTCTTTCTCGTGCGCGGAGGATCGCTCAGGGCCAATCGATCAAGCTACGGTTCTCTGCCCCTTTCCCGGTTCAGGTGGACGGGGAACCTTGGGTCCAGCACTCGTGCACGCTGAAGATATCCCATCATGGACAG GCTTTCATGCTAAAGCGAGCAATCGAGTCGTCGCTTGGCCATGCCACCGCGATCGTCACGGACGTGCTTGAACATGCCGAGACGAGTCAAGTGATCACGACGTCGCAGAAGAGAGCCCTCCTGCAAGAAATGGCCCTAAGGCTCGCGTAA